Proteins encoded by one window of Mercenaria mercenaria strain notata chromosome 4, MADL_Memer_1, whole genome shotgun sequence:
- the LOC128556673 gene encoding uncharacterized protein LOC128556673 — MFQENQYGPLFPKASEVTCHSSAATDHSNPQIDLMALGKTLVKVEALGEFIKRYPNKADAKLLVDGFKFGFKLQYSGPRDFSDAKNLKSAYSNKLALQEKLDKEVNLGRISGPHPNPPFCNLRISPKGVVPKADGSWRLITHLSYPSGRSINDGINYDLCSVNYTSFDTVADMIFKQGRSALLAKRDIKSAFRLLPVNPTDFHLLGMKVDNMYYFDKCLPMGLSLSCALWEKVSTFLHWLVTEVTGLETLDHYLDDFIFVGKSGSDNCLTLVKAFEDICLQLGIPIAEEKSVGPVSVLTFLGFELDSDQMTIRIPFSKIQELLDLIRNFLCRSKVTLKQLQSLTGKLCFFSKAICGSRAFLRRFYEAMSGLDKPHHHRRVTTDIVDDLRVWVSFLNNFNGVVHIPANVWHDSNVLNLHTDSAGAADCGGACYLDGCWAFFPWPLSWSKSQILKDMTFLEMVPVVLAIALWGSRIANKKVLMWIDNEALVKVLNKQSCRSKAVMHLVRYFVLKSMSSNIVFKAKHIASKANGICDSLSRKQWSRFRELAPKANNDPEVIPQDFLLLISTVKLQDF; from the coding sequence ATGTTTCAAGAAAACCAGTACGGGCCTTTGTTCCCCAAGGCCAGCGAGGTCACATGTCACAGTTCAGCGGCCACGGATCATTCCAATCCACAAATAGATTTAATGGCCCTTGGAAAAACTCTAGTTAAAGTTGAGGCTCTTGGAGAATTTATAAAGAGATATCCTAACAAAGCTGATGCAAAACTTTTAGTAGATGGGTTTAAATTTGGGTTCAAGCTTCAGTATTCAGGTCCTAGAGATTTTTCTGATGCGAAGAATCTGAAGTctgcatattcaaataaattagctTTGCAAGAAAAGTTAGATAAGGAAGTTAATTTAGGTCGCATTTCTGGCCCACATCCTAATCCCCCTTTTTGTAATCTGAGAATTTCCCCGAAAGGTGTAGTTCCTAAGGCTGATGGCAGCTGGAGGTTAATAACTCACCTGTCTTATCCGTCAGGTCGCAGTATTAATGACGGAATCAATTATGACCTCTGCTCAGTAAACTATACATCGTTTGACACAGTGGCTGATATGATTTTTAAACAGGGCAGGTCTGCACTTTTAGCTAAGCGTGATATAAAATCTGCATTTCGTTTATTGCCAGTGAATCCCACTGACTTTCACCTTCTTGGAATGAAAGTTGACAACATGTATTATTTCGATAAATGTTTACCCATGGGTCTGAGTCTTTCCTGCGCATTATGGGAAAAAGTGTCAACTTTCCTGCATTGGTTAGTAACTGAGGTTACGGGTTTGGAAACATTAGATCATTACTtggatgattttatttttgtgggAAAGTCTGGTTCTGACAATTGTCTTACATTGGTCAAAGCATTTGAGGACATATGTTTACAATTAGGTATCCCTATAGCAGAGGAAAAGTCTGTAGGGCCCGTTTCGGTTTTGACTTTCCTTGGATTTGAGCTTGATTCGGACCAAATGACAATTCGGATTCCGTTTAGTAAGATACAAGAGCTTCTTGACTTAATCCGGAATTTCCTGTGCAGATCAAAAGTAACACTTAAGCAGTTGCAATCTTTGACAGGGAAATTGTGCTTCTTTAGCAAAGCTATATGCGGAAGTAGGGCATTCTTGCGTCGCTTCTATGAGGCCATGTCTGGGCTAGATAAACCCCATCATCATCGTCGGGTCACGACGGACATTGTAGATGACTTACGTGTTTGGGTTTCATTTTTGAATAACTTCAATGGGGTCGTCCACATTCCTGCTAATGTTTGGCATGATAGCAATGTTTTAAATCTGCACACTGACAGTGCAGGTGCTGCAGATTGTGGTGGTGCTTGCTATCTTGATGGGTGTTGGGCGTTTTTTCCATGGCCTTTGTCGTGGTCAAAGTCACAAATACTTAAAGATATGACTTTTCTAGAAATGGTACCTGTAGTTTTAGCAATAGCATTGTGGGGTTCTAGAATCGCGAATAAAAAGGTATTAATGTGGATTGACAATGAAGCATTAGTGAAAGTTTTAAATAAGCAGTCTTGCAGATCAAAAGCGGTCATGCATCTGGTGcgttattttgtgttaaaatcaaTGTCATCTAATATTGTGTTCAAAGCTAAACACATTGCATCGAAAGCTAATGGCATTTGTGATTCTCTTTCTCGGAAACAGTGGTCAAGATTCAGAGAGTTGGCGCCAAAAGCAAACAATGACCCGGAAGTTATTCCCCAAGATTTTCTTTTGCTGATATCCACGGTGAAGCTTCAAGACTTCTAA